ACACCGGAAATCAAAAGAAGCCAAAGATTCAGCTTAACGCGAAATCTTTGGCTTCTTTTGATTTGATATTCATCTCAAGAGAACAGTCTGCAACGTGTTCCTCATTCACCTCCAGCGCATATTCAACCTTCACATCAATATTGTCCTCCGCCTCTGAGATTTTTACATGGGTTGCAGCAATTCCCATCTGCATCGTGCCGAACGGTGTGGTGTAGTAGGAGATATTCTTTTTGTTTTCCTCAAACACCATATGTACATTGATCACGCCTTTCTTTCTGACCTCCAGAACATCCCCTGAGATCTTCAGAATATTTTTGGCATCCTCCGCAAACCCTTCAAACGCCTCGTCATATCTGACATAATGCTTACCGTTTCGCTGGTAGTACTCTCCTACTGTGATCACTTCCACCGGATCCGTATCATCATCATAGGCCTCTCCGCTCATAAACTGAAGTCCCTTGATGCTGATCAATACTTGTTTTGTCATACTGTACCTTTCTAATACTCCTCGATATTTACCTGCTGTGTCACACGCACGTCATACGGCAGGATAGAGTTTGCAAATTGTTTAAATTTTTCCGCTGCGTCACTCACATAGAAGCGGTAAGGAAACTCTTCTTCTTTCACCCCCGGATTATCCATATCCAGTTTTTTCAGCAGACTTCCCAGTTCCCGTGCAGTCTCATACGCCGGATTTACAAGTTCAACCGCATCCCCCATGATTTTCTTCACAGTGCCTCGAAGCAGCGGATAATGGGTGCATCCCAGTATCAGAGAATCTATATTCTCGTTTTTAAGTTCCTTCAGATAACGCCGGGCGACCTCGTCTGTCACAGGGTCTTTCAGCCACCCCTCCTCGACAAGCGGGACAAAAAGCGGGCACGCTTTCCCTACCACCGTGATTTCCGGATCGATCTCGCAGATAAAACTGCGGTACATATGACTTTGTATCGTGCTTTCTGTCCCGATAACCCCGATCCTCCGGTTCTTTGTAACCGCCGCCGCCACACGGGCGCCCGGTTTCACCACACCGATGATCGGTATATCGAGTTCTTTTTCTATCGCTTCCAGTGCAAGCGCACTGGCCGTATTGCAGGCAACGACAATCGCCTTGACATCCTGTGTGCGAAGAAAACGGATAATCTGCCGGGAGTAGCGGATGACTGTCTCTTTAGATTTGCTGCCATACGGCACACGTGCGGTATCCCCGAAATACACGATCCGTTCGGCAGGCAGATTCCGCATGATCTCACGCGCAACCGTCAAACCGCCCACGCCCGAATCAAAGACCCCGATCGGGGCCAGTCTGTCTATGCTCATATCAGTTCTCCATTGTTTCACTTAGTCCTGTATCATTATAGTATTCTACCCCGATTACAGGAATAATTCAAGAAAAACATCAGGAAAACCAGCGGAAGCGCACCTTCACCCGGCCTCCGTTCATGATTGTTTCGTATTCATCATCCGTCAGTACATGTGAGAGCTCTTCCTTTTTCTCCTCCGGAACAACAGCATGGACGGCATCGGTAAAGCACAGTCCGGGATACAGCACGCACCACCAGTTTCTTCCCTCGGCCTCCCCGATTCTGATCTGCAGCGCCTCATATTGCCCCGCCGGAAATGTACAGTCTCCGTATTCTTTCACCGGAAACCAGGTCGTTACCAGTCCGGCGCTGACGGGATAGTCGTAACCGTATTCTTTTACACGTTCATTTGCATAACTCTGTATCTGTGGAAGGTTTTCTTCGATCACTGACCGGCTCTCCTCAACCGACCGGGCACCTTTAAGCATCCCCTGCATCTCTTCCACCACATCGGCCTTCACCTGCATCTTCAGATCCTGATCCTCCTGCGAATTGCTGTTTGCCAGCACATGAAACCGTATCACGGAACGGGCGATCCCCTGCTGGACGGCTCCCTCGTTTATTTTTAAGATGCCGGCGGTGCATACTGCACACAGCAGCGCAGCCGCAAGCACTGATATCATAATATTTCTTTTTTTCCAAGTTATATTCCGCATGAAAAATACCTCCTGTCACCTCTTATCAGGAGTATGGTCATATTTTCCAGGTTTCATACTTATACAATCTCGGGAAAGTCTTCCTCCACATCCAGGTCCGGCAGGGTAAGGCTCCCTCCCCTGTGCCATTCCCGGTAGACATCCTGCAGTGTCACCATCATATCTTCACGGTCATCCGGACGATTTTCATAGATACCCGTCAGATAGGTGCCAAGAGATTCCACACGGCTGCCATTGAGTTCCATAATCTTCTTCGGGTCTTCACTCACGAAAACATTGGCTCCGTCCCCCAGGATGGGCTGGTTCTCCAGATACTGAAGAACCTGATCCAGATCCCGCGGCCGGCTTGCCAGATTCTTTCCGAGAATAAACACCTGCACATGACCCAGATCAAGATAGCTTTCCTGCGTCCGGTTATACATCTGAAGGATTTCCTGCATATTCTTTCCGGTAAACAAAAGTGTCGTATTGCCGTTCTCACCCGAGTCCCCGCCACTCTTGTCCTGTCCAGTGGAGAATGAAAGGTTTGCCATCCCGTAGATGACCTGACACTGTCCGTCCTGAATATCAACGCTCACGACCAGCGGATATGCGCGTTTTTCCGGTTCAACACCGCCGCATCCCCACATGGACCACAGCAAAATCATCAACACCGCAAAACAACCAAAACGTCTCATGTTTTCCTCCTGATCCTGCAAACAAAAAGTCCGAATATCACAAACAGAGGCATGTAGAAATACCTGACTGCCAGCGGATACAGGTCATCGACGCTTCCGCCGTTCCATTCCACAAACGCGGCGGCAAAGACAAGTACCGCAAATATCAGGCGGACCGCAGTGTTATCCCTGTCATTCACCAGATGGTGGCTGTAAAACAATATGGTGCCGACCGCATAAAAAAGCGCAAACAACAGAAATATCATCCAGATGATATCAAAGCGGTCCAGAAAATTTCCCGGAAACGATACCGCTGACATTAAAGCCGTCACCGGAAACTCCTTCTCCTGCATGCCGTAGACGCCGAACACCGCCTGCATCACGCAAAGACCGCCCACGGCCAGAAGCGCCGCGGTCCCGCTGCCTGTATACAGCGCCTTTACACTTCCCTGCGGACGTTCCACATTGCTCATCAGAAAGGGAACGACACCTGTGATCGAAAAGGCACAGAAGAAATCGTAAGCCCCGCAAAGCACTGTTTTGGCGTCTGTCCGCTGCAGCATTTCGGAAGAGATACCGCCTCCCTGGAAAGCGGCCAGCACAAGAAGAAGAAAAAGTGCGCCGATGACCGGGAGCGCACTGATCTCACCGATCCTCGCCCGCCTCTGAATATCACTTCCTGTGCCGATCACAGCCGTCAGCACCAGAAGCCCGGCGATAACCCAGATGCTGTATTCGGTGACCAGTGAAGCCTTGATCATCCCTGCAACCATACGTACGAGATAACCCCCTCCAAGCACCAGATAACTCAGAAAAAATACAGTCACAGCCATATATGCCGGCCGGCTCATCCTCTGTCTCAGGCTCTTCGTCGATGCCGTGTTGCGCACCATAAAGAACAGGTAAATCCAGAGTGCCAGAAGCCCGATCACACAGCTTATGATTCCGGATACCCCATACAGCTGCGGCAGCCTCGGAATGACAAGCAGAAAGGTACCGGAAAGCCCAAGCGCCAGCTGACGTCCCAGCTGACGCCTTGAAATACGATGATTATCCGAAAACACTTATGACTCCTCCTTTTTCATCCGCACTCTCTGGTCCCTGCGCGAAAAGATCGGCCGCCGCTTCAGCATGCGGAACGGCGCGCGTACCAGCGCGTCACGCTCGTCATGATACCCCGTCAGATCGGATCCGACAAAAGGCATCAGATACGGAATCCCAAAGCTCACAAGACCTGCCAGATGGCCTGTCAGCATATACAGTCCCATGACGATTCCAAAGATTCCAAAGTAACCGCCCAGAACAATGAAACCGAACTTCAGCAGACGAAACGGCGCCGAAAATTCCTCGTTGGGAATTGCAAAAGAGCTGAGAGCACTCAGCGCGACGATCACAACCGACATCGGGCTGACCAGATTAGCGCTGACAGCCGCATCTCCTATGATAAGGCCTCCCACGATGCCGATCGTACCGCCCAGGGGACCGGGCATCCGCACGCCCGCCTCCCGGATCAGTTCAAACGCCAGTTCCATGAATACAACCTCCACCAGGCTGGAGAAGGGAACCCCGTGCCTTGCCTCTGCAAAAGAGAGCAGCAGGTTCGTCGGCAGCACCTGTGTGTGGAACCGGATAACTGCGAGGTAAATGCCGGACAGCAGCATCGCCAGCAGTACTGCCCCATACCGTATCAGGCGCTGAAAGGAAACGATCTCAAAACGATTGTAACGGTCCTCGCTGACCTGTATAAAGCTGTTCAGTGTCGTCGGCAGAATCAGTGCAACCGGAGAATTATCGCAGATAAGAATGATCCTTCCGTCCAGTACCTCCATAGCTGCACGGTCCGGCCGTTCCGTCGTCTGGAACTGCGGAAACAGTGACAGCCATCGCTCCTCTGTCAGCTGCTCCAGCATGCCGCTCTCCAGTATGCCGTCGATCTGATACTGCCGGATCCGCTCCTCGATTTCTTCCAGCAGATGGGGATAGATCAGATCCTCGATGTATACAAGCGCTGTCATCGTATCGGAACGCAGTCCAACCTGCATTTCTTTCACCTTTAATCCGGTGCTGCGGACACGCTTGCGTATCAGTGAGGTGTTAATTTTCACAGAATCAGAAAAGCCCTCATTGGAGCCTCGCAGAACCTTTTCAGACTCCGCCTTCATCACTCCCATACCCGGATAGCCTTTGCTTCCGATTTTGATCGCCTTCTCATAGCCGTTGACAAACATTACAGCGTTTCCGGCCAGCATGGCTTTCATGGCCTCTTCCATAGTATCAAGCTGCTTGACATCTGAGATTCCCAGACTGTTGTCCTTTAAAAAATCATACATCTCCTGGTCCGGAACGGTCCACAGTTTGTTGATCAGTTTACCGATCACAGATTCCTCAAGCGCCATATTGCTGACTGCAACTTCAATGTAAACAACCAGGCAGTCTATTTTCTTCCCTTCTCCGAGTTTCATCGGTCTCTGGATAATATCGTCACATCCCCGGCATTTTTCCTGCACGTACTCCTGATTATCCTTGATGTTCAAAGATACCGGGGTTGTTGCTTCTGTGGCTGTCTTCTGCATAACACTCCTCCTTTGAAATCAGAAAAGAGGTGCCTTTTGGCA
The Ruminococcus gauvreauii genome window above contains:
- a CDS encoding DUF1934 domain-containing protein produces the protein MTKQVLISIKGLQFMSGEAYDDDTDPVEVITVGEYYQRNGKHYVRYDEAFEGFAEDAKNILKISGDVLEVRKKGVINVHMVFEENKKNISYYTTPFGTMQMGIAATHVKISEAEDNIDVKVEYALEVNEEHVADCSLEMNIKSKEAKDFALS
- the murI gene encoding glutamate racemase, coding for MSIDRLAPIGVFDSGVGGLTVAREIMRNLPAERIVYFGDTARVPYGSKSKETVIRYSRQIIRFLRTQDVKAIVVACNTASALALEAIEKELDIPIIGVVKPGARVAAAVTKNRRIGVIGTESTIQSHMYRSFICEIDPEITVVGKACPLFVPLVEEGWLKDPVTDEVARRYLKELKNENIDSLILGCTHYPLLRGTVKKIMGDAVELVNPAYETARELGSLLKKLDMDNPGVKEEEFPYRFYVSDAAEKFKQFANSILPYDVRVTQQVNIEEY
- the spoIIR gene encoding stage II sporulation protein R, which translates into the protein MRNITWKKRNIMISVLAAALLCAVCTAGILKINEGAVQQGIARSVIRFHVLANSNSQEDQDLKMQVKADVVEEMQGMLKGARSVEESRSVIEENLPQIQSYANERVKEYGYDYPVSAGLVTTWFPVKEYGDCTFPAGQYEALQIRIGEAEGRNWWCVLYPGLCFTDAVHAVVPEEKKEELSHVLTDDEYETIMNGGRVKVRFRWFS
- a CDS encoding Ger(x)C family spore germination protein; amino-acid sequence: MRRFGCFAVLMILLWSMWGCGGVEPEKRAYPLVVSVDIQDGQCQVIYGMANLSFSTGQDKSGGDSGENGNTTLLFTGKNMQEILQMYNRTQESYLDLGHVQVFILGKNLASRPRDLDQVLQYLENQPILGDGANVFVSEDPKKIMELNGSRVESLGTYLTGIYENRPDDREDMMVTLQDVYREWHRGGSLTLPDLDVEEDFPEIV
- a CDS encoding GerAB/ArcD/ProY family transporter — encoded protein: MFSDNHRISRRQLGRQLALGLSGTFLLVIPRLPQLYGVSGIISCVIGLLALWIYLFFMVRNTASTKSLRQRMSRPAYMAVTVFFLSYLVLGGGYLVRMVAGMIKASLVTEYSIWVIAGLLVLTAVIGTGSDIQRRARIGEISALPVIGALFLLLVLAAFQGGGISSEMLQRTDAKTVLCGAYDFFCAFSITGVVPFLMSNVERPQGSVKALYTGSGTAALLAVGGLCVMQAVFGVYGMQEKEFPVTALMSAVSFPGNFLDRFDIIWMIFLLFALFYAVGTILFYSHHLVNDRDNTAVRLIFAVLVFAAAFVEWNGGSVDDLYPLAVRYFYMPLFVIFGLFVCRIRRKT
- a CDS encoding spore germination protein; the encoded protein is MQKTATEATTPVSLNIKDNQEYVQEKCRGCDDIIQRPMKLGEGKKIDCLVVYIEVAVSNMALEESVIGKLINKLWTVPDQEMYDFLKDNSLGISDVKQLDTMEEAMKAMLAGNAVMFVNGYEKAIKIGSKGYPGMGVMKAESEKVLRGSNEGFSDSVKINTSLIRKRVRSTGLKVKEMQVGLRSDTMTALVYIEDLIYPHLLEEIEERIRQYQIDGILESGMLEQLTEERWLSLFPQFQTTERPDRAAMEVLDGRIILICDNSPVALILPTTLNSFIQVSEDRYNRFEIVSFQRLIRYGAVLLAMLLSGIYLAVIRFHTQVLPTNLLLSFAEARHGVPFSSLVEVVFMELAFELIREAGVRMPGPLGGTIGIVGGLIIGDAAVSANLVSPMSVVIVALSALSSFAIPNEEFSAPFRLLKFGFIVLGGYFGIFGIVMGLYMLTGHLAGLVSFGIPYLMPFVGSDLTGYHDERDALVRAPFRMLKRRPIFSRRDQRVRMKKEES